A stretch of Tripterygium wilfordii isolate XIE 37 chromosome 11, ASM1340144v1, whole genome shotgun sequence DNA encodes these proteins:
- the LOC120009502 gene encoding uncharacterized protein LOC120009502 gives MLNKPLSSSFSSSDSSNILTSSGMLYSSSFSSTMIGEYIGMESCLDLNVNIEGDNHHDHEGGCYNQRRKRDHDQRCMMKKKEFPPPITSLARTENQSSHMPWVLKRYYTNDGRLILREEKVKHHEYFKAHRSNGRLTLQLVTLDEYEDDVVDLDGNENESEDKKEHCINANQQSKDNDIEDFEEIDDFATNRFDLVKLVSDNKNENENEHCHGNDGDQKEADVVKLASPVNESSPSPSPMGGGNGKCLIYSNVSKISPCLFEVPAIRPVH, from the coding sequence ATGCTCAATAagcctctctcttcttctttttcttcttctgattcTTCAAATATCTTGACATCTAGTGGTATgttatattcttcttctttctcttctaccATGATTGGGGAATACATTGGCATGGAGAGTTGTCTTGATTTGAATGTCAATATTGAAGGAGATAATCACCATGATCATGAGGGGGGCTGCTACAAtcaaaggagaaagagagatcaTGATCAACGGTGTATGATGAAGAAAAAGGAGTTTCCACCACCAATAACATCACTCGCTCGCACTGAAAACCAGTCGTCTCACATGCCTTGGGTGTTGAAGAGGTATTACACTAATGATGGTCGTTTGATTTTGAGAGAAGAGAAGGTGAAACACCATGAATACTTCAAGGCCCATCGCTCCAATGGTCGTCTTACTTTGCAACTTGTCACTCTTGACGAGTACGAGGACGACGTGGTCGACCTTGATGGGAATGAGAATGAGAGCGAAGATAAGAAGGAGCATTGCATTAATGCTAATCAACAAAGTAAAGATAATGACATTGAAGATTTCGAGGAAATTGATGATTTTGCAACTAATCGGTTCGATTTGGTAAAATTAGTATCGGATAataagaatgagaatgagaatgagcaTTGTCACGGTAATGATGGAGATCAAAAAGAAGCGGATGTCGTAAAATTGGCATCTCCGGTGAATGaatcatcaccatcaccatcaccaatgGGTGGTGGTAACGGGAAGTGTTTGATTTACAGCAATGTGAGTAAGATATCGCCTTGTCTATTTGAGGTACCAGCAATAAGGCCGGTTcattaa
- the LOC120009504 gene encoding 60S ribosomal protein L30-like, with product MVAGKKTKKTHESINNRLALVMKSGKYTLGYKTVLRTLRGSKAKLVLISNNCPPLRKSEIEYYAMLAKVGVHHYNGNNVDMGTACGKYFRVSCLSIIDPGDSDIIKSLPGDQ from the exons ATGGTAGCGGGCAAGAAGACG AAAAAGACACATGAGAGCATAAACAATAGGCTGGCTCTGGTAATGAAGAGTGGAAAGTACACTCTTGGTTACAAGACAGTCCTGCGCACCCTACGCGGTTCTAAAG CGAAGCTAGTACTTATATCTAACAACTGCCCACCACTGCGCAAATCCGAGATTGAGTACTATGCCATGCTTGCCAAAGTTGGGGTTCACCACTACAATGGAA ACAATGTTGATATGGGAACAGCATGTGGCAAGTACTTCCGTGTGTCATGCCTAAGCATCATTGATCCAG GTGATTCCGATATTATAAAGTCTCTGCCTGGTGATCAGTGA
- the LOC120009501 gene encoding aspartic proteinase-like protein 1: protein MGSRVVALLFLLGCFFSEGSEGLTFSSRLIHRFSDEAKGFWVSRNVALAGDLWPKVGSLEYIEMLIRNDLKRHRRKLGSQTQLLFPSEGSRTFSYGNEFDWLHFTWIDIGTPKVSFLVALDTGSDMLWVPCDCIQCAPLSASYYNALDRDLNEYKPSLSTTSRRLNCSHELCTSRPNCKSLNETCPYSESYYSENTSSSGFLVEDKMILASPSMHGTENVVQASVVMGCGRKQSGSYLDGAAPDGLMGLGPGSLSVPSLLSKAGLTKNSFSICFDENSSGSILFGDQGFGPQQSTPFLPVGERGTYVTYSIGVESCCIGSSCLKLSGFQALVDSGASFTFLPTDVYNKVVLEFDEQVNAEKIGPMAGWKYCYTARSMELHEIPTMKLTFAMNKSLVIHNPIYSVPANSGIAFCLALQPFDGDYGVIGQNFMTGYRMVFDRENLKLGWSTSNCKERGESVEVHLAPPPNAKSPKPLPTNEQQHFPNTPPVSPAVAGRTSSKSSAVSSPQNSFMHSVMSSLLHVLLICLFVSTI from the exons ATGGGGAGTCGTGTAGTGGCGCTTTTGTTTCTACTGGGTTGCTTTTTCTCTGAAGGGTCGGAAGGGCTCACATTCTCGTCAAGGCTCATACACAGATTCTCTGACGAGGCTAAGGGGTTTTGGGTGTCGAGGAATGTGGCTTTGGCGGGTGATTTGTGGCCTAAAGTGGGGAGCTTGGAGTACATAGAGATGCTTATTCGTAATGATTTGAAGCGCCATAGAAGGAAGCTCGGCTCCCAGACTCAGCTGCTGTTTCCCTCGGAAGGAAGCCGGACTTTCTCCTACGGGAATGAGTTTGATTG GTTACATTTCACATGGATCGATATTGGGACACCGAAAGTATCTTTCCTTGTTGCATTGGATACCGGGAGCGATATGCTTTGGGTCCCCTGTGATTGCATACAATGCGCTCCTTTGTCTGCTAGTTATTATAATGCTTTG GATAGAGACTTGAATGAGTATAAACCTTCTTTATCAACTACCAGCAGGCGCCTAAATTGTAGCCATGAGCTATGCACCTCGAGGCCAAACTGCAAAAGTCTGAATGAGACCTGCCCTTACTCAGAAAGTTACTACTCGGAGAATACTTCGAGTTCTGGATTTCTAGTTGAAGACAAAATGATTTTGGCATCACCTAGCATGCATGGAACCGAAAATGTGGTACAAGCCTCCGTTGTTATGGG CTGTGGTAGGAAGCAAAGTGGAAGCTATTTGGATGGAGCGGCTCCTGATGGTCTCATGGGTTTGGGGCCAGGGAGCCTTTCAGTTCCAAGTTTGTTATCAAAAGCTGGATTAACTAAAAATTCTTTTTCAATATGTTTTGATGAAAATAGTTCTGGAAGCATCCTTTTCGGCGACCAAGGATTTGGGCCCCAACAGTCTACTCCATTTTTGCCTGTGGGAGAAAGAGGAACATA TGTTACCTATTCTATAGGAGTCGAGTCATGTTGCATTGGTAGTTCATGTCTTAAGCTATCTGGATTCCAGGCACTCGTAGATAGTGGTGCATCATTCACATTTCTTCCTACTGATGTTTATAATAAAGTTGTATTGGAG TTTGACGAACAAGTAAATGCCGAAAAGATTGGTCCCATGGCTGGCTGGAAGTATTGTTACACTGCCAG GTCGATGGAGTTGCATGAAATTCCTACCATGAAACTTACGTTTGCTATGAACAAAAGTCTTGTAATTCATAATCCTATCTATTCTGTTCCTGCAAATTCA GGTATTGCATTCTGCTTAGCTTTACAACCATTTGATGGTGATTATGGAGTCATTGGAC AAAATTTTATGACGGGTTATCGCATGGTTTTTGATAGAGAGAATTTGAAGTTGGGATGGTCTACTTCTAACT gtaaagagagaggagaaagtgtGGAAGTGCACCTTGCTCCCCCACCAAATGCTAAATCCCCAAAACCATTACCAACCAATGAGCAACAACACTTTCCTAACACACCTCCAGTATCCCCTGCTGTTGCTGGGAGGACTTCCTCCAAATCCTCTGCAGTCTCATCACCACAAAATTCCTTTATGCATTCAGTAATGAGTTCTTTGCTACATGTACTGCTTATATGTCTGTTTGTTTCAACTATCTAA
- the LOC120009842 gene encoding heavy metal-associated isoprenylated plant protein 24-like yields the protein MGVEGTIEYLSNLASYLKKSKKRKQTQTVSLKIRMDCEGCARKVKHVLSGVKGAKTVEIDLKQQKATVTGYVDAKKVLAAAKTTKKKVELWPYVPYTLVAHPYVSQAYDKKAPPNMVRKVPATATITESTVDENYTLMFSDENPNACTIM from the exons atgggagtTGAAGGAACAATCGAATACTTGTCTAACTTGGCAAGCTACCtcaaaaaaagcaagaaaaggaAGCAAACCCAAACTGTGTCCCTCAAGATCAGGATGGACTGTGAAGGCTGTGCTCGCAAGGTGAAACATGTCCTCTCCGGAGTCAAAG GAGCGAAGACTGTGGAAATAGACCTGAAGCAGCAAAAGGCGACAGTGACAGGGTACGTGGATGCAAAGAAAGTGTTAGCGGCGGCTAAGACGacgaagaagaaggtggagctGTGGCCTTACGTTCCGTACACATTGGTGGCACATCCCTATGTTTCTCAGGCTTATGACAAAAAGGCACCGCCTAATATGGTGAGGAAGGTTCCGGCGACCGCAACCATCACCGAGAGTACTGTGGACGAGAATTACACCCTCATGTTCAGTGATGAGAACCCAAACGCATGCACTATCATGTAA
- the LOC120009224 gene encoding eukaryotic translation initiation factor 5-like, with amino-acid sequence MALQNIGASNRDDAFYRYKMPKMITKIEGRGNGIKTNIVNNVEIAKALARPASYTTKYFGCELGAQSKFDEKTGTSLVNGAHETAKLAGLLENFIKKYVQCYGCGNPETEVVITKTQMITLKCAACGFVSDVDMRDKLTTFILKNPPEQKKSKGKKALRKAEKERLKEGEVADEEQKKLKKEAKKKGSSASSKDVAKGGLTKKKGSVSDEDHSPSHSQADDSDQVVVDNEDGDDVQWQTDTSLEAAKQRIQEQLSTVTADMVMLSTSEEKQKSMKKSPKHENNGHENGAKNANNCIYLLDEINKFLKTGSSPSQLKSFLGSLSGTQQELMDALFTALFEGVKKGFAKEVGKKKNYLAAATQDGLHMVLLHAIESFCTKASPEAVKEVGMALKVLYDSDVLEEEFILEWNKKGRAGDNKDSPIWKNMEPFIEWLQNAESESEG; translated from the coding sequence ATGGCTTTGCAGAATATTGGTGCGTCCAATCGTGATGATGCCTTTTATAGGTATAAGATGCCGAAAATGATTACCAAGATTGAAGGTAGAGGAAATGGCATCAAGACTAATATTGTTAACAATGTTGAGATTGCAAAGGCATTGGCTAGACCTGCTTCATACACCACAAAATATTTTGGTTGCGAGCTTGGTGCGCAATCAAAATTTGATGAGAAGACTGGAACTTCCCTGGTAAATGGTGCCCATGAAACGGCTAAGCTTGCAGGGCTTCTTGAAAACTTCATCAAAAAATATGTTCAGTGCTATGGTTGTGGGAACCCTGAAACTGAGGTGGTTATCACAAAGACACAGATGATAACCCTAAAATGTGCTGCTTGTGGTTTTGTTTCTGATGTTGACATGAGGGACAAGCTCACAACGTTTATTCTCAAGAATCCACCTGAGCAAAAGAAATCGAAGGGCAAAAAAGCATTGAGGAAGGCTGAGAAGGAACGACTCAAGGAAGGTGAGGTCGCTGATGAGGAGCAAAAGAAGCTCAAAAAGGAGGCAAAGAAGAAAGGTTCCTCTGCTAGTTCAAAGGATGTTGCTAAAGGTGGATTAACCAAGAAGAAAGGTAGTGTCTCCGATGAGGATCACTCCCCTTCTCACAGCCAGGCTGATGACAGTGACCAAGTTGTTGTGGACaatgaagatggtgatgatGTCCAATGGCAAACAGATACTTCACTGGAAGCAGCTAAGCAACGCATACAAGAGCAGTTGAGTACTGTTACTGCAGATATGGTAATGCTATCAACTAGTGAAGAGAAGCAGAAGTCGATGAAGAAATCTCCAAAACATGAGAACAATGGGCATGAGAATGGTGCGAAGAATGCCAACAACTGTATATATCTCCTGGATGAGATTAACAAATTCCTGAAAACAGGCTCGTCGCCAAGCCAGCTCAAATCCTTTCTGGGATCCCTATCTGGTACTCAGCAAGAACTCATGGATGCCTTATTTACAGCTCTCTTTGAGGGTGTTAAGAAAGGATTTGCCAAAGAGGTGGGGAAAAAGAAGAACTACCTAGCAGCAGCAACTCAAGATGGATTGCACATGGTTCTACTGCATGCTATTGAGTCCTTCTGCACCAAGGCGAGCCCTGAGGCGGTGAAGGAGGTGGGTATGGCTCTTAAAGTACTGTATGACAGTGATGTGTTGGAAGAGGAGTTCATACTGGAGTGGAATAAAAAGGGCCGAGCAGGCGACAATAAAGACTCCCCTATATGGAAGAATATGGAGCCCTTTATTGAATGGCTCCAGAATGCTGAGTCAGAATCGGAGGGGTGA